From a region of the Daphnia magna isolate NIES linkage group LG1, ASM2063170v1.1, whole genome shotgun sequence genome:
- the LOC116934180 gene encoding adhesive plaque matrix protein isoform X1 → MKIFILAAFVAVVASQGYPKPQYPKPQYPKPQYPTPEYPAPAYPTPAYKAPAYPAPAYPSPAYAKTPEYAPMPYNFNWAVKDDPSYNDYAHQETADDKGYVTGSYRTLLPDGRTQIVDYKADDYTGYLADVKYEGEAKEYKPAYKPAGYPSPAYPSPSYPSPAYSAPKYPSPSYPSPAYPAPKYPTKY, encoded by the exons ATGAAG ATCTTTATTCTCGCTGCATTTGTCGCCGTCGTAGCTTCCCAGGGTTATCCCAAGCCACAGTACCCCAAGCCTCAGTATCCCAAGCCCCAATACCCTACCCCGGAATACCCTGCACCAGCATACCCTACACCAGCGTACAAAGCTCCAGCCTACCCAGCGCCCGCTTATCCTTCTCCGGCTTATGCCAAAACTCCGGAATAC GCTCCTATGCCATACAACTTCAACTGGGCCGTTAAGGACGATCCCTCCTACAACGATTACGCTCACCAAGAGACAGCCGATGACAAGGGGTACGTTACCGGATCTTACCGCACTCTTCTTCCTGATGGTCGCACTCAGATCGTGGACTACAAAGCCGATGACTACACCGGTTACTTAGCTGATGTCAAATACGAAGGAGAGGCCAAGGAATACAAGCCAGCTTACAAACCCGCTGGTTACCCAAGTCCAGCGTATCCAAGCCCATCTTACCCAAGCCCAGCTTATTCTGCTCCTAAATACCCAAGCCCATCATATCCTAGCCCAGCTTACCCAGCTCCCAAATATCCAACCAAATATTAG
- the LOC116934180 gene encoding adhesive plaque matrix protein isoform X4, with product MKIFILAAFVAVVASQGYPKPQYPKPQYPKPQYPTPEYPAPAYPTPAYKAPAYPAPAYPSPAYAKTPEYAPMPYNFNWAVKDDPSYNDYAHQETADDKGYVTGSYRTLLPDGRTQIVDYKADDYTGYLADVKYEGEAKEYKPAYKPAGYPSPAYPSPAYPAPKYPTKY from the exons ATGAAG ATCTTTATTCTCGCTGCATTTGTCGCCGTCGTAGCTTCCCAGGGTTATCCCAAGCCACAGTACCCCAAGCCTCAGTATCCCAAGCCCCAATACCCTACCCCGGAATACCCTGCACCAGCATACCCTACACCAGCGTACAAAGCTCCAGCCTACCCAGCGCCCGCTTATCCTTCTCCGGCTTATGCCAAAACTCCGGAATAC GCTCCTATGCCATACAACTTCAACTGGGCCGTTAAGGACGATCCCTCCTACAACGATTACGCTCACCAAGAGACAGCCGATGACAAGGGGTACGTTACCGGATCTTACCGCACTCTTCTTCCTGATGGTCGCACTCAGATCGTGGACTACAAAGCCGATGACTACACCGGTTACTTAGCTGATGTCAAATACGAAGGAGAGGCCAAGGAATACAAGCCAGCTTACAAACCCGCTGGTTACCCAAGTCCAGCGTATCCA AGCCCAGCTTACCCAGCTCCCAAATATCCAACCAAATATTAG
- the LOC116934180 gene encoding adhesive plaque matrix protein isoform X2 — protein sequence MKIFILAAFVAVVASQGYPKPQYPKPQYPKPQYPTPEYPAPAYPTPAYKAPAYPAPAYPSPAYAKTPEYAPMPYNFNWAVKDDPSYNDYAHQETADDKGYVTGSYRTLLPDGRTQIVDYKADDYTGYLADVKYEGEAKEYKPAYKPAGYPSPAYPSPSYPSPSYPSPAYPAPKYPTKY from the exons ATGAAG ATCTTTATTCTCGCTGCATTTGTCGCCGTCGTAGCTTCCCAGGGTTATCCCAAGCCACAGTACCCCAAGCCTCAGTATCCCAAGCCCCAATACCCTACCCCGGAATACCCTGCACCAGCATACCCTACACCAGCGTACAAAGCTCCAGCCTACCCAGCGCCCGCTTATCCTTCTCCGGCTTATGCCAAAACTCCGGAATAC GCTCCTATGCCATACAACTTCAACTGGGCCGTTAAGGACGATCCCTCCTACAACGATTACGCTCACCAAGAGACAGCCGATGACAAGGGGTACGTTACCGGATCTTACCGCACTCTTCTTCCTGATGGTCGCACTCAGATCGTGGACTACAAAGCCGATGACTACACCGGTTACTTAGCTGATGTCAAATACGAAGGAGAGGCCAAGGAATACAAGCCAGCTTACAAACCCGCTGGTTACCCAAGTCCAGCGTATCCAAGCCCATCTTACCCAAGCC CATCATATCCTAGCCCAGCTTACCCAGCTCCCAAATATCCAACCAAATATTAG
- the LOC116934180 gene encoding adhesive plaque matrix protein isoform X3: protein MKIFILAAFVAVVASQGYPKPQYPKPQYPKPQYPTPEYPAPAYPTPAYKAPAYPAPAYPSPAYAKTPEYAPMPYNFNWAVKDDPSYNDYAHQETADDKGYVTGSYRTLLPDGRTQIVDYKADDYTGYLADVKYEGEAKEYKPAYKPAGYPSPAYPSPSYPSPSYPSPAYPAPKYPTKY, encoded by the exons ATGAAG ATCTTTATTCTCGCTGCATTTGTCGCCGTCGTAGCTTCCCAGGGTTATCCCAAGCCACAGTACCCCAAGCCTCAGTATCCCAAGCCCCAATACCCTACCCCGGAATACCCTGCACCAGCATACCCTACACCAGCGTACAAAGCTCCAGCCTACCCAGCGCCCGCTTATCCTTCTCCGGCTTATGCCAAAACTCCGGAATAC GCTCCTATGCCATACAACTTCAACTGGGCCGTTAAGGACGATCCCTCCTACAACGATTACGCTCACCAAGAGACAGCCGATGACAAGGGGTACGTTACCGGATCTTACCGCACTCTTCTTCCTGATGGTCGCACTCAGATCGTGGACTACAAAGCCGATGACTACACCGGTTACTTAGCTGATGTCAAATACGAAGGAGAGGCCAAGGAATACAAGCCAGCTTACAAACCCGCTGGTTACCCAAGTCCAGCGTATCCAAGCCCATCT TACCCAAGCCCATCATATCCTAGCCCAGCTTACCCAGCTCCCAAATATCCAACCAAATATTAG
- the LOC116934182 gene encoding cuticle protein 19, with protein sequence MKVFILAALVAVVASQSYPKPQYTTPAYPAPAYPAPAYKAPAYPAPAYPSPSYKTPEYAPMPYSFNWAVKDDPSYNDYAHQETADDKGYVTGSYRTLLPDGRTQIVNYKADDYTGYVADVKYEGEAKEYKPAYKPAGYPSPAYPSPSYPSPSYPSPSYPSPAYPSPAYPSPAYPSPAPKYPSPAYPAPKYPTKY encoded by the exons ATGAAA GTCTTCATCCTCGCTGCATTGGTCGCCGTCGTGGCTTCTCAGAGCTATCCCAAGCCTCAATACACTACTCCGGCATACCCTGCACCAGCATACCCAGCTCCTGCTTACAAAGCTCCAGCCTACCCTGCCCCTGCCTATCCGTCTCCGTCGTACAAGACTCCCGAATAT GCCCCCATGCCATACAGCTTCAACTGGGCCGTTAAGGACGATCCTTCCTACAACGATTACGCTCACCAAGAGACCGCTGATGACAAGGGATACGTGACCGGCTCTTACCGCACTCTTCTTCCTGATGGCCGCACTCAGATCGTCAACTACAAAGCTGATGACTACACCGGTTACGTAGCTGATGTCAAATACGAAGGAGAGGCCAAAGAGTACAAGCCAGCTTACAAACCCGCTGGTTATCCAAGCCCAGCTTACCCTAGCCCATCTTACCCTAGCCCATCTTACCCTAGCCCATCTTACCCTAGCCCAGCTTACCCTAGCCCAGCTTACCCTAGCCCAGCTTACCCTAGCCCTGCACCTAAATATCCCAGCCCAGCTTACCCAGCTCCCAAATACCCTACCAAGTACTAG